A single window of Flavobacterium sp. 140616W15 DNA harbors:
- a CDS encoding PepSY domain-containing protein: MSTIKSRSNKPPNKGKSRFSKINAWLHLWLGLASGLVVFIMGITGCILVFEQEIKHATSPWLNVEAQESEKVLPPSKIYAAVSKALPNKEIHGLWYNGLDKTIKVDIESDSLIFVNPYNGVITGIVDHEDFFHIMDEGHRHLWLGRDVGSQVTAWGTLIFFFLLISGLILWFPKKWNKTTRNASFKIKWNAKFKRLNYDLHNVMGFYTIILALLISFTGLLMSFHWVRSSTYWIAGGWADEKEKKEQIFTVKKDTLSKKQLDKLAAADFIWNKVRKEIAKENKEAVIIDLPHEPEDDFYACTDMNKGVWRDLYFDQQTLELKPNSQKYIDNERFSKWLMRSNYSLHIGAIGGIPTKILYFVGSLICASLPVTGFYIWWGRKKKAKPGVKN, encoded by the coding sequence ATGAGTACTATTAAAAGCCGTTCGAATAAACCACCAAATAAAGGAAAATCACGTTTTAGTAAAATTAATGCATGGTTGCATTTATGGTTAGGACTCGCTTCGGGACTCGTTGTATTTATAATGGGAATTACAGGTTGTATTTTGGTTTTTGAACAAGAAATTAAACATGCAACATCTCCTTGGTTGAATGTAGAAGCGCAAGAGTCAGAAAAAGTATTACCCCCTTCTAAAATATATGCAGCAGTTAGTAAAGCATTACCTAATAAAGAAATTCATGGTTTATGGTATAATGGTTTAGATAAAACGATTAAAGTTGATATCGAATCAGATTCTTTGATATTTGTAAATCCATATAATGGAGTTATTACAGGGATAGTTGATCACGAAGACTTTTTTCATATCATGGATGAAGGACATCGACATCTATGGTTAGGTCGGGATGTTGGTTCACAAGTAACGGCATGGGGAACGCTAATTTTTTTCTTTTTACTTATAAGTGGTCTTATTCTTTGGTTTCCAAAAAAATGGAACAAAACGACAAGAAATGCTAGTTTTAAGATAAAATGGAATGCTAAATTCAAGCGACTCAATTATGATTTGCATAATGTAATGGGATTTTACACTATCATATTAGCATTGCTAATTTCGTTCACTGGATTATTAATGAGTTTTCATTGGGTCAGGTCAAGTACGTATTGGATAGCTGGTGGTTGGGCAGATGAAAAAGAAAAAAAGGAACAAATTTTTACTGTCAAAAAAGATACTTTATCTAAAAAGCAATTAGACAAACTGGCTGCGGCCGATTTTATCTGGAACAAAGTACGCAAGGAAATTGCTAAAGAAAATAAAGAAGCAGTTATCATTGATCTTCCACATGAGCCAGAGGATGATTTTTACGCTTGTACAGATATGAATAAAGGAGTTTGGAGGGATTTGTACTTTGACCAACAAACATTGGAATTAAAGCCTAATTCGCAGAAATATATTGATAACGAACGTTTCTCTAAATGGCTTATGCGATCTAATTATAGCTTACATATAGGTGCTATTGGAGGAATACCAACTAAGATTTTATATTTCGTAGGTAGTTTAATATGTGCAAGTTTACCAGTTACAGGTTTTTATATTTGGTGGGGAAGAAAGAAAAAAGCAAAACCTGGAGTTAAAAATTAA
- a CDS encoding outer membrane beta-barrel family protein, with amino-acid sequence MKNIITSLMLAFSVYASSQTQKEKDSIIETSINALDEIIIVKKKVLYTQKSDRMVFNVENSIVAEGGTALDVLMRAPGVVVSQDGELSIRGQQGVGVMINGKLTQLSQKELANYLKSTTSSNIKQIEVITNPSSKYDATGKAGMINIILKKPSASGIKGTVFSSYGRGRKNRTNSGMNLSYNKDKFGVFGNYSYTFRGEEERKNFDQIQYKDDSRQEVSTTNYQHSTTSEPLTSNNFKIGTTYEVSSKTNLEVSLDAKIGRYQNIANGSNTLYNSLNQLDFDALTYNDSKEKWFDYTYAFSGVHKFNTEGKNMTFDFEYETSKFRSNQFQSAQNLIAGAPINDRRGYIPSHLKVFTGKVDFTNPIKEKQTLEWGFKASVKNNDNPSVYEYYNNQWIIDGSSTNHFVYDEQIYAAYANYKYKLENLSIQGGIRTEYTAIDINQKTLNEKHKDDYLKWFPSLALKYEMNSNHSMHASYSKRINRPSQFDLNPFRFYDDSFNYSQGNPDLVPEITHSTEIGYSWKSAFMASVYFNQTKDVFTEIYVYNPVDNTTVTSQINAKKSFNYGVNITNTTDVYKWWSVNTLMNVFENRFEGNMINSNKIDPIITLNLNVQNSFTITDTWKAEANAQYQSKSNVGIYERDSFFDFSIGLSKQVLANKGSIKFNVTDVFNTNKYNINSVIGQTSIDKRYNLDSRVATISFTYRI; translated from the coding sequence ATGAAAAATATTATAACATCCCTTATGCTTGCATTTTCTGTTTATGCCTCATCACAAACTCAGAAAGAAAAAGATAGTATTATCGAAACATCAATAAATGCATTAGATGAAATTATAATTGTAAAAAAGAAGGTTCTTTATACTCAAAAATCAGATCGTATGGTCTTTAATGTTGAGAACAGCATTGTTGCTGAAGGAGGAACTGCTTTAGATGTATTAATGCGTGCTCCAGGTGTTGTAGTGTCTCAAGATGGAGAATTATCTATTAGAGGACAACAAGGAGTCGGCGTTATGATTAATGGTAAACTAACGCAACTTTCGCAAAAGGAACTCGCAAACTATTTAAAATCTACAACCTCATCAAATATTAAGCAAATTGAAGTTATTACTAATCCTTCTTCTAAATATGACGCAACAGGTAAAGCTGGAATGATTAATATTATATTGAAAAAACCAAGTGCTTCTGGAATAAAGGGAACCGTATTTTCTAGTTACGGAAGAGGTAGAAAAAACAGAACTAACTCTGGTATGAATTTAAGTTACAATAAAGACAAATTTGGTGTTTTTGGTAATTACAGCTACACTTTCAGAGGGGAAGAGGAACGTAAAAATTTTGATCAAATTCAATACAAAGACGATAGCAGACAAGAAGTCTCTACAACAAATTATCAGCACTCAACTACTAGCGAACCACTTACATCTAATAATTTTAAAATTGGAACAACTTACGAAGTTTCTTCAAAAACAAATTTAGAGGTTTCACTTGATGCAAAAATTGGTCGTTACCAAAATATTGCCAACGGTAGCAATACTTTATATAATAGCTTAAATCAATTAGATTTTGATGCTTTGACCTATAATGATAGTAAAGAAAAGTGGTTTGATTATACTTATGCTTTTTCAGGAGTTCATAAATTTAATACTGAAGGTAAAAATATGACTTTTGATTTTGAATATGAGACATCAAAATTTAGATCTAATCAGTTTCAAAGTGCACAAAATTTAATCGCTGGCGCGCCAATTAATGACCGAAGAGGCTATATTCCTTCACATTTAAAAGTTTTCACTGGTAAAGTAGATTTCACAAATCCTATAAAAGAAAAACAAACTTTAGAATGGGGATTTAAAGCTAGTGTAAAGAATAATGACAATCCCTCAGTTTACGAGTATTACAATAATCAATGGATAATTGATGGTAGTTCGACAAATCATTTCGTATATGATGAGCAGATTTATGCTGCTTACGCTAACTATAAATACAAACTAGAAAATCTTAGCATTCAAGGAGGAATAAGAACTGAATATACTGCAATTGATATCAATCAAAAAACATTAAATGAGAAACATAAAGATGACTATTTAAAGTGGTTCCCAAGTCTTGCGTTAAAATACGAAATGAACAGCAATCATTCCATGCATGCTTCATACAGTAAAAGAATTAATAGACCAAGCCAGTTTGATTTAAATCCTTTCCGTTTTTACGATGATTCATTTAATTATTCACAAGGAAATCCTGATTTGGTTCCAGAAATTACGCATTCAACAGAGATAGGATATTCATGGAAAAGTGCATTTATGGCTTCTGTATATTTTAATCAAACTAAAGATGTTTTTACAGAAATCTATGTTTATAATCCTGTAGATAATACAACAGTAACTTCTCAAATCAATGCCAAAAAATCATTTAATTATGGTGTAAATATTACCAATACTACCGATGTCTATAAATGGTGGTCTGTAAATACGTTGATGAATGTTTTTGAGAATAGATTTGAAGGAAACATGATTAACTCAAATAAAATTGATCCAATAATAACATTAAATTTAAATGTTCAAAACTCATTTACAATTACTGATACTTGGAAAGCTGAAGCCAATGCGCAATACCAATCAAAATCGAATGTAGGTATTTACGAAAGAGATAGTTTTTTTGATTTTAGTATCGGTTTATCAAAACAAGTTCTTGCAAATAAGGGGAGCATAAAATTTAATGTTACTGATGTTTTTAATACTAATAAATACAACATCAATTCGGTTATTGGACAAACTAGCATCGACAAAAGATACAACCTTGATAGCCGTGTAGCAACAATTTCTTTTACTTATAGAATTTAA
- a CDS encoding DUF4374 domain-containing protein, translating into MKRFIKPSFYFLFISTLIMGTTISCSSNDDSGSDSAGAKADYALWLQLGSWPNTTQYIVGVDDLTKGSVSLVGNGAEVTSKADYGIIAKNGFYYYPSTSSNFGKMTKFEFKNNRLSVVYEVPFTYQKSISCYAWVDDNTLVLFGTNGDGSKVLYTVVNATTLWIKNGELALPAIPAGYTSYNQGNIQYSNGKLYVAFSNMAIWPSLAEAGMNIAVVDYPSFAVEKVIKSSEADGNGGSNMWMPTSCTDESGDVYMMFFADWMTSKDSPTKIFRIKKGETTLDSSYNFNLGTALGGETASGLWYVGNGKAIAKYIDSKIVAENPSGLFNTKFALIDIATSSVIKKLDLPADKGSQLQNVITSDGKVFIQVNAETTKDYIWEVNTTTGAVTSGVEIVGGYDYILRLDNLKSSK; encoded by the coding sequence ATGAAACGATTTATTAAACCCTCTTTTTATTTTCTATTTATTAGTACATTGATAATGGGTACAACTATTTCTTGTTCTAGTAATGATGATTCTGGAAGTGATTCAGCTGGTGCAAAAGCTGATTATGCGCTATGGTTGCAATTAGGGAGTTGGCCAAATACAACTCAGTACATTGTAGGAGTTGATGATTTGACTAAAGGGAGTGTTAGTTTGGTAGGTAATGGTGCCGAAGTTACAAGCAAGGCAGATTATGGAATTATTGCCAAAAACGGGTTTTATTACTATCCAAGTACAAGTTCTAATTTTGGTAAAATGACTAAATTCGAATTTAAGAACAATCGATTATCTGTTGTATATGAAGTGCCTTTTACGTATCAAAAATCTATAAGTTGTTATGCATGGGTTGATGACAACACGCTAGTATTGTTTGGAACGAATGGAGATGGAAGCAAAGTGTTATATACCGTTGTAAATGCCACAACACTTTGGATAAAAAATGGAGAATTGGCATTGCCTGCGATTCCAGCGGGATATACTTCTTATAATCAAGGGAATATTCAATATTCAAACGGAAAACTATATGTAGCATTTTCTAATATGGCTATTTGGCCATCACTTGCTGAGGCAGGTATGAATATTGCCGTAGTAGATTATCCAAGTTTTGCTGTTGAAAAGGTTATTAAAAGCTCGGAAGCTGATGGTAATGGAGGATCTAATATGTGGATGCCAACTTCTTGTACTGATGAGTCTGGTGATGTTTATATGATGTTTTTTGCTGATTGGATGACTTCTAAAGATAGTCCAACAAAAATATTTAGAATCAAAAAGGGTGAAACTACATTAGACTCTTCTTATAATTTTAACCTTGGTACTGCTTTAGGAGGAGAAACTGCTAGTGGACTTTGGTATGTTGGTAACGGTAAGGCTATTGCTAAATACATAGATTCAAAAATAGTAGCAGAAAATCCTTCGGGATTGTTTAATACTAAATTTGCTTTAATTGATATAGCTACTAGCTCGGTAATTAAAAAATTAGATTTACCTGCAGATAAAGGAAGCCAATTACAAAATGTAATTACATCTGATGGTAAAGTATTTATTCAGGTTAACGCTGAAACTACTAAAGATTATATTTGGGAAGTTAATACCACAACAGGTGCTGTAACTTCAGGAGTAGAAATTGTTGGAGGTTATGATTATATTTTACGTTTAGATAATTTGAAATCATCTAAGTAA
- a CDS encoding outer membrane beta-barrel protein codes for MSYVKLCKCSKGTILVGGNIGYSSEKTDQQAENRKSNSFTFSPKVGYQFNDNWTVGGEFALSSSKGTVSLPNNAIEDSESKYNALKIGAFVRYSVPLSETFSVFADLGVGFQNQKNKNYINESLISKTKADGMYAGITPALFINMKKGFGLNFSIGGLGYETLNFDTSDTDVRKFYFNFGKTVNIGISKNF; via the coding sequence ATTAGCTACGTTAAGCTATGCAAATGCTCAAAAGGAACAATCTTAGTTGGTGGAAATATCGGATATTCCTCTGAAAAAACTGATCAACAAGCCGAGAACAGAAAATCAAATTCGTTTACTTTTTCTCCAAAAGTAGGTTACCAATTTAACGATAACTGGACAGTTGGGGGCGAATTTGCATTGTCTTCATCAAAAGGGACAGTTTCTTTACCAAATAATGCTATAGAGGATTCAGAATCGAAATATAATGCTTTAAAAATAGGAGCATTTGTACGTTATTCGGTTCCCTTGAGTGAAACGTTTTCTGTATTTGCTGATTTAGGAGTTGGCTTCCAAAATCAAAAAAACAAAAATTATATTAATGAATCACTTATTTCAAAAACTAAAGCAGACGGTATGTACGCAGGAATAACTCCAGCTCTTTTTATTAATATGAAAAAAGGCTTTGGTTTAAACTTTAGTATAGGTGGTTTAGGGTATGAAACATTAAATTTTGATACTAGTGATACCGATGTTCGTAAATTCTACTTTAATTTTGGTAAAACAGTTAACATTGGAATTTCTAAAAACTTCTAG
- a CDS encoding deoxyguanosinetriphosphate triphosphohydrolase, with protein MNWEQLLSLKRQGDTSKRLRVEQDDTRLGFEVDYDRIIFSSAFRSLQDKTQVIPLSKTDFVHTRLTHSLEVSVVGRSIGRLVGKKIIEKYPYLKEVHGYHMNDFGAIVAAASLAHDIGNPPFGHSGEKAIGEYFSIGKGQQYKEHLTDKEWQDLIDFEGNANGFSVLTASRPGIEGGLRISYATLGAFMKYPKESLPKKPTKNIADKKYGFFQTDKDFFNKVAVDMGMLPNKSGNDIGFERHPLAYLVEAADDICYTIIDFEDGINLGLVSEDYALEYLIKLVKDNIGVAKYKTLTTKEDRISYLRALAIGSLINDAVKVFIDNEDAILAGKFPYALMDKSQYKAQMNDIINLSVQKIYQSREVIEKEIVGYQIIQTLLDKFITAFNNKYNGETSNYDTLILKMLPEKHHLEKEGLYERLLHICHYVSLLTDGNALELYETINGRKTS; from the coding sequence ATGAACTGGGAACAACTTTTATCACTCAAACGCCAAGGCGATACTAGCAAAAGATTACGTGTAGAACAAGATGATACGCGATTGGGATTTGAAGTAGATTACGACCGAATAATATTTTCATCGGCATTTAGAAGTCTACAAGATAAAACGCAAGTAATTCCTCTTTCTAAAACAGATTTTGTACACACCAGATTAACGCACAGTTTAGAAGTTTCGGTTGTAGGCCGTTCTATAGGTCGTTTGGTAGGAAAAAAAATAATCGAAAAATATCCATATCTAAAAGAAGTTCACGGATACCACATGAACGATTTTGGTGCTATAGTTGCAGCCGCATCTTTGGCACATGATATTGGGAATCCACCTTTTGGACATTCGGGAGAAAAAGCTATTGGAGAATATTTTTCTATAGGAAAAGGACAACAGTACAAAGAACATTTGACGGATAAAGAATGGCAGGATTTAATAGATTTTGAAGGTAATGCTAATGGGTTTTCTGTTTTAACAGCAAGTAGACCAGGAATAGAAGGAGGACTTAGAATTTCATATGCTACGTTAGGAGCATTTATGAAATATCCAAAAGAAAGCCTGCCTAAAAAACCGACCAAAAATATAGCCGATAAAAAATATGGTTTCTTTCAGACTGATAAAGACTTTTTTAATAAAGTAGCTGTCGATATGGGCATGTTACCTAATAAATCTGGAAATGATATTGGTTTCGAAAGACACCCTCTAGCTTATTTAGTAGAAGCTGCCGATGATATTTGTTATACTATTATTGATTTTGAAGATGGAATAAACCTAGGGCTAGTTTCAGAGGATTATGCATTAGAATACCTGATTAAACTTGTAAAAGATAATATTGGCGTAGCCAAATATAAAACGCTAACAACTAAAGAAGACAGGATTAGTTATTTACGAGCTCTAGCAATTGGAAGCTTGATAAATGATGCTGTTAAAGTTTTTATTGATAACGAAGATGCCATCCTTGCGGGTAAATTTCCTTATGCATTAATGGATAAAAGTCAATATAAAGCACAGATGAACGATATTATAAATTTGAGTGTTCAAAAAATATATCAGAGTCGTGAAGTGATCGAAAAAGAAATAGTTGGTTATCAGATTATCCAGACACTTCTAGATAAATTTATAACGGCTTTTAATAATAAATACAACGGAGAAACATCAAACTACGATACCTTAATTTTAAAGATGTTGCCAGAAAAACACCATTTAGAAAAAGAAGGATTGTATGAAAGATTACTTCATATATGCCATTATGTTTCATTATTAACCGATGGAAATGCCTTAGAATTGTATGAAACTATAAATGGAAGAAAAACAAGTTAG
- the gldA gene encoding gliding motility-associated ABC transporter ATP-binding subunit GldA translates to MSIEVNSISKSYGTQKALDEISFSIKKGEIVGFLGPNGAGKSTLMKILTTYLLADSGTALVNGHDVMTDTKAVQLSIGYLPEHNPLYLDLYVREYLAFNADVYKVAKFRIEEVIQLTGLSAESHKKIGQLSKGYRQRVGLANALLHNPDVLILDEPTTGLDPNQLIEIRNVIKNVGKNKTVFLSTHIMQEVEAICDRVIIINNGKIVADKKLDKLISEDKEQIIEVEFDYQVEEQLLAKLENISSYKNTHDMIWELTFVTEKDMRPAIFDFATANGLKTLQLNQKNKNLEAVFREITK, encoded by the coding sequence ATGTCGATAGAAGTAAACAGCATATCAAAAAGTTACGGCACTCAAAAAGCATTAGACGAAATCTCATTTTCGATTAAAAAGGGTGAAATCGTTGGGTTTCTTGGTCCTAACGGAGCTGGAAAATCAACTTTGATGAAAATCTTAACTACTTACTTACTAGCCGATTCGGGTACAGCACTTGTAAACGGTCATGATGTCATGACTGATACCAAGGCAGTGCAACTATCTATTGGTTATTTACCAGAGCATAATCCATTGTATTTGGATTTGTATGTTCGTGAGTATTTGGCTTTTAATGCCGATGTTTATAAAGTGGCAAAATTCCGTATTGAGGAAGTTATTCAACTGACAGGGCTGTCAGCCGAAAGTCATAAAAAAATAGGACAGTTATCTAAAGGATATCGTCAACGTGTAGGATTAGCAAATGCTCTATTACACAATCCTGATGTTTTAATTCTTGACGAACCAACAACTGGTCTGGATCCTAATCAGTTAATAGAAATCAGAAACGTAATTAAGAATGTAGGTAAAAATAAAACGGTTTTTTTATCGACACATATTATGCAAGAAGTAGAGGCAATTTGTGACAGAGTTATTATTATTAACAATGGAAAAATCGTTGCTGACAAGAAACTAGACAAATTAATTTCTGAGGATAAAGAACAAATTATTGAAGTAGAGTTTGATTATCAGGTAGAAGAACAACTTCTTGCCAAACTAGAAAACATTAGTTCATATAAAAATACGCATGACATGATTTGGGAACTGACATTTGTCACTGAAAAAGACATGCGCCCTGCTATTTTTGACTTTGCTACTGCCAACGGATTAAAAACGCTACAACTTAACCAAAAAAATAAAAACCTAGAGGCAGTGTTTAGAGAAATTACTAAATAA
- a CDS encoding outer membrane beta-barrel protein — MKKFLLILALATFSFANAQKGTILVGGNISYTSEKSEFKFGEEKENTFSFSPKVGYQFNDNWTVGGEFTVASSNQDNGIEEVKNNAFKIGAFVRYSVPLNQTFSVFADMGAGFQNVKNKEYGPGNAYSKSKADGMYVGVTPALFINMKNGFGLNFNIGGLGYETLSFDNNGADYSRFFFNFGKEVGIGISKNF; from the coding sequence ATGAAAAAATTTTTACTTATTCTTGCGTTAGCTACTTTTAGCTTTGCAAATGCTCAAAAAGGAACAATATTAGTTGGTGGAAACATCTCTTACACTTCTGAAAAATCAGAATTCAAATTTGGTGAAGAAAAAGAAAATACTTTTAGCTTTTCTCCTAAAGTAGGTTACCAATTTAACGACAACTGGACTGTTGGGGGTGAATTTACAGTAGCATCATCTAATCAAGATAATGGAATTGAAGAAGTAAAAAACAATGCTTTCAAAATCGGAGCATTTGTACGTTATTCTGTGCCATTAAACCAGACTTTTTCTGTTTTTGCTGATATGGGTGCAGGTTTCCAAAATGTTAAAAACAAAGAATACGGTCCTGGAAATGCTTATTCAAAATCTAAAGCAGATGGTATGTACGTAGGTGTAACTCCAGCTCTTTTCATCAACATGAAAAATGGTTTTGGTTTAAACTTTAATATTGGTGGTTTAGGTTATGAAACATTAAGTTTTGATAACAACGGTGCTGATTACAGTAGATTCTTCTTTAATTTCGGTAAAGAAGTTGGTATTGGAATTTCTAAAAACTTCTAA
- the metE gene encoding 5-methyltetrahydropteroyltriglutamate--homocysteine S-methyltransferase, whose translation MKTNNLGYPRIGSNRELKKASELYWAGQLSNEELLAVGKNIRKENWQLQAESGIDLIPSNDFSFYDQVLDLTLTLGAIPERYNDFAKTNTSIDLYFAMARGSQKNGQDVVAMEMTKWFDTNYHYIVPEFTKKQKFTLFSEKIINEFKEANDLGIATKPVLIGPISYLLLGKEKEEGFHRIDLIEALLPVYFEIFEKLETENVTYIQLDEPFLALNLTDKERNVFTKVYTEINNRFPNIKIILANYFDCFGENLTTALALPVDTLHLDLVRCPLQLDDILESNLLSPNVNLSLGLVDGRNIWKNDFKNSLAIIEKATKALGENRILIAPSCSLIHSPCDLELETNNKTLTPEIKQWLAFAKQKIQEVVLVKQFATKEIDIANSIQFAENTLANENRKTSKLIHNESVKNRVADIAPGDDQRKNTFAIRREKQIDALDLPLFPTTTIGSFPQTPEVRSWRAKFKKGELSQQQYDDLIKKETEETIRFQEETGIDVLVHGEFERNDMVEYFGEQLAGFTFTKNGWVQSYGSRCVKPPVIYGDVSRPKPMTVKWSKYAQSLTPKWLKGMLTGPVTILQWSFVRNDQPRSQTCTQIALAIRDEVVDLENAGIKIIQIDEPAIREGLPLRKEEWATYLDWAVKAFRISASGVKDDTQIHTHMCYSEFNDIIQNIADMDADVITIECSRSQMELLDAFADFKYPNEIGPGVYDIHSPRVPSSHEMVKLLEKASAVIPVNQLWVNPDCGLKTRHWDETKKALIEMVAAAQEMRATVENAVSL comes from the coding sequence ATGAAAACAAATAATTTAGGTTATCCTCGAATTGGTAGCAACAGAGAATTAAAAAAAGCTAGTGAATTATACTGGGCAGGGCAACTTTCGAATGAAGAACTTTTGGCTGTTGGAAAGAACATCCGCAAAGAAAACTGGCAATTGCAAGCTGAATCTGGCATTGATTTAATCCCGTCAAATGATTTCTCATTTTACGATCAGGTTCTGGACTTAACATTGACTTTGGGAGCAATTCCTGAGCGTTATAATGATTTTGCAAAAACAAATACTTCTATCGATCTATATTTTGCAATGGCTAGAGGTTCTCAAAAAAATGGGCAAGATGTTGTTGCTATGGAAATGACAAAATGGTTTGACACCAATTATCATTATATTGTTCCTGAATTCACAAAAAAACAAAAATTTACTTTATTTTCAGAAAAGATAATCAACGAATTTAAAGAAGCAAATGATTTAGGTATTGCTACAAAACCTGTCCTTATCGGACCAATCTCTTACTTACTTTTAGGAAAAGAAAAGGAAGAAGGTTTTCACCGAATTGACCTTATTGAAGCCTTACTTCCTGTATATTTTGAGATTTTCGAAAAATTAGAAACTGAAAACGTAACTTATATTCAATTAGACGAGCCTTTCCTGGCTTTAAACTTAACTGATAAAGAAAGAAATGTTTTCACGAAAGTATATACAGAAATCAACAACCGTTTCCCTAATATAAAAATTATCCTTGCAAACTATTTTGACTGCTTTGGAGAAAACCTAACTACAGCATTGGCTTTGCCTGTTGACACCTTGCACTTAGATCTAGTACGCTGTCCGTTACAACTAGATGATATTTTAGAATCAAATTTATTATCTCCAAACGTAAATCTTTCACTTGGTCTAGTAGATGGAAGAAATATCTGGAAAAATGACTTTAAAAATTCATTGGCAATTATCGAAAAAGCGACTAAAGCTCTTGGCGAAAACAGAATATTAATCGCTCCATCTTGCTCATTAATTCATAGTCCTTGCGATTTAGAATTAGAAACTAACAATAAAACCCTTACTCCGGAAATTAAACAATGGCTGGCTTTTGCTAAACAAAAAATACAAGAAGTTGTTTTAGTGAAACAGTTTGCTACGAAAGAAATAGATATCGCAAACTCTATCCAATTTGCAGAAAATACTTTGGCAAACGAAAACAGAAAAACATCAAAATTAATCCATAACGAATCGGTTAAAAATCGTGTAGCAGACATTGCTCCAGGTGATGATCAGCGAAAAAATACTTTTGCCATTCGTCGCGAAAAACAAATAGATGCTTTAGATCTTCCTTTGTTCCCAACTACTACGATTGGATCTTTCCCGCAAACTCCTGAAGTGAGAAGTTGGAGAGCTAAATTCAAAAAAGGCGAATTATCACAACAGCAATACGATGATTTAATAAAGAAAGAAACGGAAGAAACAATTCGTTTTCAAGAAGAAACCGGAATAGATGTTCTTGTTCATGGTGAATTTGAGCGTAATGATATGGTGGAATATTTTGGAGAACAATTAGCTGGGTTTACTTTTACCAAAAATGGCTGGGTACAGAGTTATGGCAGCCGCTGTGTAAAACCTCCTGTAATTTATGGTGATGTTTCCAGACCAAAACCTATGACTGTAAAATGGTCAAAATATGCACAATCACTAACTCCTAAATGGCTAAAAGGGATGTTAACTGGTCCTGTAACAATTCTGCAATGGTCATTTGTTCGTAATGATCAACCACGTTCTCAAACTTGTACACAAATTGCATTGGCAATACGAGATGAAGTTGTAGATCTTGAAAATGCGGGAATTAAAATCATCCAAATTGACGAACCTGCTATTCGTGAAGGATTGCCATTACGTAAAGAAGAATGGGCTACTTATTTGGATTGGGCTGTTAAAGCATTCCGAATTTCAGCTAGTGGTGTTAAAGATGATACTCAAATACACACACATATGTGTTACAGCGAATTCAATGATATTATCCAAAATATTGCCGATATGGATGCCGATGTAATCACTATCGAATGTTCGCGTTCGCAAATGGAATTACTTGATGCCTTTGCCGATTTTAAATATCCTAACGAAATAGGCCCTGGAGTTTATGACATCCACTCTCCCCGCGTTCCTTCTAGCCATGAAATGGTGAAATTGTTAGAAAAAGCATCCGCAGTTATTCCTGTAAATCAGCTTTGGGTTAATCCTGATTGTGGTTTAAAAACTCGTCATTGGGATGAAACAAAAAAAGCACTGATTGAAATGGTAGCTGCCGCTCAAGAAATGAGAGCAACTGTTGAAAATGCAGTAAGCCTATAA
- a CDS encoding Lrp/AsnC family transcriptional regulator, translating to MENLDKTDLEILRHLQENSNINTKDLASKLFLTVTPVYERIKRLERDGYITKYVALLDKKKMNCGMTVFCNVRLKEHARNVGSNFVKDIVALPEIIECYNIAGDYDFMLKILVQDMTSYQDFVMNKLSTIENIGNTNSIFVMGEIKHSTALEF from the coding sequence ATGGAAAATTTAGATAAAACCGATTTAGAGATCTTGAGACACCTTCAGGAGAACTCAAATATCAATACAAAAGACCTGGCAAGCAAATTATTCCTCACTGTTACGCCTGTTTACGAACGTATAAAAAGATTAGAACGAGACGGATATATTACCAAATATGTTGCGCTGTTAGACAAGAAAAAAATGAATTGTGGTATGACTGTTTTTTGTAATGTTCGATTAAAAGAACATGCAAGAAATGTAGGGAGCAATTTTGTGAAAGATATTGTTGCGCTTCCCGAAATTATAGAGTGTTATAATATTGCAGGAGATTATGATTTTATGCTAAAAATCCTTGTTCAGGATATGACTAGTTATCAGGATTTTGTAATGAATAAATTGTCTACTATCGAAAACATAGGGAATACGAACAGTATTTTTGTGATGGGGGAAATTAAACACAGCACCGCATTAGAGTTTTAA